From a single Nocardioides panacis genomic region:
- a CDS encoding GIY-YIG nuclease family protein — translation MPFVYILECRDKSFYVGSTWDLERRLSEHQEGLGAAYTRRRRPVRLRWHAAYDSIAEAYAMEKRVQGWSRAKRIALIEGRFDDLPGLSRRGQSRATE, via the coding sequence ATGCCCTTCGTCTACATCCTCGAGTGCCGAGACAAGTCGTTCTACGTCGGGAGCACCTGGGACCTCGAGCGCCGCCTGTCCGAGCATCAGGAGGGACTGGGCGCCGCGTACACCCGCCGACGTCGCCCCGTCCGGCTCAGGTGGCACGCGGCGTACGACTCCATCGCCGAGGCCTACGCGATGGAGAAGCGGGTGCAGGGCTGGAGCCGGGCCAAGAGGATCGCCTTGATCGAGGGCCGGTTCGACGACCTTCCGGGTCTCTCACGGCGGGGCCAGAGCCGCGCGACCGAGTGA
- a CDS encoding VanW family protein, translated as MSDEPYRTSDRRVIPALMLGLVALFGAVYVAGYFFTSDRIPRGTTVSGVEIGGLTPVAAQARLRTGLEQRATDPVRVVANGEPASIDPTGAGLSVDVPATVAQSGGGRSWEPGRMWDYFAGGSDEDAVVRVDRDALDRAVAEVADEVDVPAVEGSVAFAGGEAVAKYPEKGTVVDRDAAADAVTGAFLGAGDPVELPTVEADPQVGKDAVSRAMEGFANPAVSASVVVALAGEGVSLQPEDFTPALSMTPVDGELEPVLDGAVLVDALGPRMRTIARSPRDASFRIVRGVPEVVPSRVGVTFDPADVTGRFLDVLTRTGADRRLDVASVEAPPDFTTEAANALGVTERVSSFTTSFPYASYRNQNLGRAAELIDGTLLKPGDTFSLNDTVGERTAANGFTKGFVISDGVFREDFGGGVSQVATTTFNAAFFAGLEDVEHKPHSFYIDRYPVGREATVAWGAVDLRFRNTTPYGVYVRASVDPSSPSRQGAMHVSMYSTKYWDIKAEQSARYNETAPETRQLSGPECVPNTGYGGFDIDVYRLFYKAGSSKLDHRETMHTRYTPSDSVVCS; from the coding sequence GTGAGCGACGAGCCGTACCGCACCAGCGACCGCCGCGTGATCCCGGCCCTGATGCTGGGCCTGGTCGCACTGTTCGGCGCGGTGTACGTCGCCGGCTACTTCTTCACCTCCGACCGCATCCCCCGGGGCACGACGGTCAGCGGCGTCGAGATCGGCGGCCTGACGCCGGTCGCCGCGCAGGCCCGGTTGCGCACCGGCCTCGAGCAGCGGGCCACCGACCCGGTCCGGGTCGTCGCGAACGGCGAGCCCGCGAGCATCGACCCGACCGGCGCCGGTCTCTCGGTCGACGTGCCGGCCACGGTCGCGCAGTCGGGCGGCGGCCGCAGCTGGGAGCCGGGCCGCATGTGGGACTACTTCGCCGGCGGCAGCGACGAGGACGCGGTCGTCCGCGTGGACCGCGACGCCCTGGACCGGGCGGTCGCCGAGGTGGCCGACGAGGTCGACGTACCAGCGGTGGAGGGGTCGGTCGCGTTCGCGGGCGGGGAGGCCGTCGCGAAGTACCCCGAGAAGGGCACGGTCGTCGACCGGGACGCCGCGGCCGACGCGGTCACCGGGGCCTTCCTCGGCGCGGGCGACCCCGTCGAGCTGCCCACCGTCGAGGCGGACCCGCAGGTCGGCAAGGACGCGGTCAGCCGCGCGATGGAGGGCTTCGCCAACCCGGCGGTGTCCGCGTCCGTCGTGGTCGCGCTCGCCGGCGAGGGCGTCTCGCTGCAGCCCGAGGACTTCACGCCGGCGCTGTCGATGACGCCCGTCGACGGCGAGCTCGAGCCGGTGCTCGACGGCGCGGTGCTGGTCGACGCGCTGGGTCCGCGGATGCGCACGATCGCCCGCTCGCCCCGGGACGCGTCGTTCCGGATCGTCCGCGGGGTGCCGGAGGTGGTGCCGTCCCGGGTCGGCGTGACGTTCGACCCGGCCGACGTGACCGGCCGGTTCCTCGACGTGCTCACCAGGACCGGCGCCGACCGGCGGCTCGACGTCGCCAGCGTCGAGGCCCCGCCGGACTTCACCACCGAGGCGGCGAACGCGCTCGGCGTGACCGAGCGGGTCTCCTCGTTCACCACGAGCTTCCCCTACGCGTCGTACCGGAACCAGAACCTCGGGCGGGCCGCGGAGCTCATCGACGGCACCCTGCTGAAGCCCGGCGACACCTTCAGCCTCAACGACACGGTCGGCGAGCGGACCGCCGCGAACGGCTTCACCAAGGGCTTCGTGATCAGCGACGGGGTGTTCAGGGAGGACTTCGGCGGCGGCGTCAGCCAGGTCGCGACCACGACGTTCAACGCCGCCTTCTTCGCCGGGCTCGAGGACGTCGAGCACAAGCCGCACTCGTTCTACATCGACCGCTACCCGGTCGGCCGAGAGGCCACCGTCGCGTGGGGCGCGGTCGACCTGCGCTTCCGGAACACCACGCCGTACGGCGTCTACGTCCGGGCCTCCGTCGACCCGTCGAGCCCGTCGCGGCAGGGCGCCATGCACGTGTCGATGTACTCCACGAAGTACTGGGACATCAAGGCCGAGCAGTCCGCGCGCTACAACGAGACGGCGCCCGAGACCCGGCAGCTCAGCGGACCGGAGTGCGTGCCGAACACCGGCTACGGCGGCTTCGACATCGACGTCTACCGCCTGTTCTACAAGGCCGGGTCCTCGAAGCTGGACCACCGGGAGACCATGCACACCCGCTACACCCCGTCGGACTCCGTCGTCTGCTCCTGA
- a CDS encoding SRPBCC family protein, with translation MRTRLERSVDIDVPADEVWQHVTDWPRQDEWIPQTRVENVDDARSLGGRFRAWSGIGPVGFWDPMTITAWERTADGGGRCEVLHRGAVVKGEGEFSVVARGEHASTFVWAEVVVIPFGALGAAGFRVVRPVVEWLLDKGLGTLRGQVERESAARRGR, from the coding sequence GTGCGCACCCGCCTCGAGCGGAGCGTCGACATCGACGTGCCCGCCGACGAGGTCTGGCAGCACGTCACCGACTGGCCCCGCCAGGACGAGTGGATCCCGCAGACGCGGGTGGAGAACGTCGACGACGCCCGGAGCCTGGGCGGCCGGTTCCGGGCCTGGAGCGGGATCGGCCCGGTCGGCTTCTGGGACCCGATGACGATCACCGCCTGGGAGCGCACCGCCGACGGCGGGGGCCGCTGCGAGGTGCTGCACCGCGGCGCGGTCGTGAAGGGCGAGGGCGAGTTCTCCGTGGTGGCCCGCGGCGAGCACGCGAGCACGTTCGTGTGGGCCGAGGTGGTGGTGATCCCCTTCGGCGCGCTGGGGGCGGCCGGCTTCCGCGTCGTACGCCCGGTCGTGGAGTGGCTGCTCGACAAGGGACTCGGCACCCTGCGGGGCCAGGTCGAGCGGGAGAGCGCGGCTCGCCGGGGCCGCTGA
- a CDS encoding DivIVA domain-containing protein, producing MTWLFAVIVVAVMGGIAVVAAGAGGSMAESFDDRPDARVPAEGPLTAQDLRRVRFSTAVRGYRMSEVDALLDRLAAEREPRPGSDDRPHDPARPADDTGA from the coding sequence ATGACGTGGTTGTTCGCCGTGATCGTGGTCGCCGTGATGGGCGGCATCGCCGTGGTGGCCGCCGGCGCCGGCGGCTCGATGGCGGAGTCCTTCGACGACCGCCCGGACGCCCGGGTGCCGGCCGAGGGTCCGCTGACCGCCCAGGACCTGCGCCGGGTCCGGTTCTCCACGGCCGTGCGGGGCTACCGGATGTCCGAGGTGGACGCGCTGCTCGACCGGCTCGCCGCCGAGCGCGAGCCGCGGCCCGGGTCCGACGACCGGCCTCACGACCCGGCCCGGCCGGCCGACGACACCGGGGCCTGA
- the dapE gene encoding succinyl-diaminopimelate desuccinylase — protein MHLDLTVDAAQLTEDLVNIESVSGNEQKIADAIETALRGLDHLEVQRFGQTVVARTRQGRAERVVIAGHIDTVPLNANLPARRDAENLHGLGTCDMKAGVAIALKLAATMPVTNRDITYLFYECEEVEAERNGLQLLAESNPDLLQADFAILMEPSDAVVEAGCQGTLRVDVRTTGVRAHSARSWTGVNAIHAAGEVLARLNAYEARRPVIDGLEYHEGLNAVYISGGVAGNVLPDECVVSVNHRFAPDRSVEEAYAHMREVFDGFEIELSDSAPAAMPGLSVPAAAAFLEAVGGTANPKFGWTDVARFSALGVPAVNFGPGDPHLAHKQDEFVPLAHIATVERQLRSWLGEGT, from the coding sequence ATGCATCTAGATCTCACCGTGGACGCCGCCCAGCTGACCGAGGACCTGGTCAACATCGAGTCGGTCAGCGGCAACGAGCAGAAGATCGCCGACGCGATCGAGACGGCCCTGCGCGGGCTGGACCACCTGGAGGTGCAGCGTTTCGGGCAGACCGTCGTCGCCCGCACCCGGCAGGGCCGCGCCGAGCGGGTGGTGATCGCCGGGCACATCGACACCGTGCCGCTGAACGCGAACCTGCCCGCCCGCCGGGACGCCGAGAACCTGCACGGCCTGGGCACCTGCGACATGAAGGCCGGCGTCGCGATCGCGCTGAAGCTCGCCGCGACGATGCCGGTCACCAACCGCGACATCACCTACCTGTTCTACGAGTGCGAGGAGGTCGAGGCCGAGCGCAACGGCCTCCAGCTGCTCGCCGAGAGCAACCCCGACCTGCTGCAGGCCGACTTCGCGATCCTGATGGAGCCCTCCGACGCGGTCGTCGAGGCGGGCTGCCAGGGCACCCTGCGGGTCGACGTACGCACCACCGGCGTGCGCGCGCACTCCGCGCGCTCCTGGACCGGCGTCAACGCGATCCACGCCGCCGGCGAGGTGCTGGCCCGGCTGAACGCCTACGAGGCCCGCCGGCCGGTCATCGACGGGCTGGAGTACCACGAGGGCCTGAACGCGGTCTACATCTCCGGCGGCGTCGCCGGCAACGTGCTGCCCGACGAGTGCGTGGTCTCGGTCAACCACCGGTTCGCTCCGGACCGCTCGGTCGAGGAGGCCTACGCGCACATGCGCGAGGTCTTCGACGGCTTCGAGATCGAGCTCAGCGACTCGGCACCGGCGGCGATGCCCGGGCTGTCCGTGCCGGCCGCCGCGGCGTTCCTGGAGGCCGTGGGCGGGACCGCCAACCCCAAGTTCGGGTGGACCGACGTCGCACGGTTCAGCGCCCTCGGCGTCCCCGCGGTGAACTTCGGCCCCGGCGACCCGCACCTCGCGCACAAGCAGGACGAGTTCGTCCCGCTCGCGCACATCGCGACCGTCGAGCGGCAGCTCCGGTCCTGGCTGGGGGAGGGAACATGA
- a CDS encoding enoyl-CoA hydratase/isomerase family protein, translated as MTEPVLYAVTDGVATITLNRPDAMNSLDVATKVALRDTVLEASGDDAVRCVVLTGTGRAFCVGQDLKEHVTILNDSSSDALFRTVPDHYNPTVTALATMPKPVVAAVNGVAAGAGASLAFACDFRVVAETAGFNLAFSGIALSCDTGSSWTLPKLVGRAKALELLYFPRTIKADEALALGLATTVVPGDGLADEVAGLARRLAEGPTVSYGAIRRSLEYSAGHDFVSSLAFEAEMMALTGGTADHRNAVDAFVAKQKPVFEGR; from the coding sequence ATGACCGAGCCCGTGCTGTACGCCGTGACCGACGGTGTCGCGACGATCACCCTGAACCGCCCCGACGCGATGAACAGCCTGGACGTCGCGACCAAGGTGGCGCTGCGCGACACGGTGCTCGAGGCGTCGGGCGACGACGCGGTGCGCTGCGTGGTGCTCACCGGGACCGGGCGGGCGTTCTGCGTCGGCCAGGACCTCAAGGAGCACGTGACGATCCTCAACGACAGCTCCTCGGACGCGCTGTTCCGCACCGTGCCGGACCACTACAACCCGACGGTGACCGCGCTGGCCACGATGCCGAAGCCGGTCGTCGCGGCGGTGAACGGCGTGGCCGCCGGTGCCGGCGCGAGCCTGGCGTTCGCCTGCGACTTCCGGGTGGTGGCCGAGACCGCCGGCTTCAACCTGGCGTTCAGCGGGATCGCGCTGTCCTGCGACACCGGCTCGTCGTGGACGCTGCCGAAGCTGGTCGGCCGCGCCAAGGCCCTCGAGCTGCTCTACTTCCCGCGCACCATCAAGGCCGACGAGGCGCTGGCCCTCGGGCTGGCGACCACGGTCGTGCCCGGCGACGGCCTGGCCGACGAGGTGGCCGGGCTGGCTCGCCGCCTCGCCGAGGGACCGACGGTGTCCTACGGCGCGATCCGCCGCTCGCTGGAGTACAGCGCCGGCCACGACTTCGTCTCCTCGCTCGCGTTCGAGGCCGAGATGATGGCGCTCACCGGCGGCACCGCGGACCACCGCAACGCCGTCGACGCGTTCGTGGCCAAGCAGAAGCCCGTCTTCGAGGGCCGGTAG
- a CDS encoding L,D-transpeptidase family protein: MRRAAATLLGPVVALALLLAAPVTVPTAGAATRPLPSYLAVGPGVRQLVTVTSGRWSDTRASLSAWERDGSGWRRVRGPVRVRLGWNGWVRAAQRRQNTGTTPAGRFALPAAFGNRADPGARLPYTHVDGDDVWPYEPRDPATYNVYQPSRAAGSHWRADYHERLASYGYEYAHAVVLGFNLPQGAHWSPQRRQYVATRPADTRRGGGIFLHVQRSRYTAGCVAAPLGDVRWLVRWLDPSASPRIVMGPTAWVKATF, translated from the coding sequence GTGCGCCGGGCGGCCGCCACGCTGCTCGGTCCGGTCGTGGCGCTCGCCCTGCTGCTCGCCGCTCCCGTCACGGTCCCGACCGCGGGCGCCGCGACCCGGCCCCTCCCGTCGTACCTCGCGGTGGGGCCCGGCGTGCGCCAGCTCGTCACGGTCACCAGCGGCCGCTGGTCGGACACCCGGGCCTCGCTCAGCGCCTGGGAGCGCGACGGCTCCGGCTGGCGCCGGGTGCGCGGACCGGTCCGGGTCCGGCTCGGCTGGAACGGCTGGGTGCGCGCCGCCCAGCGCCGGCAGAACACCGGCACCACCCCGGCCGGCCGGTTCGCGCTGCCCGCGGCCTTCGGCAACCGGGCCGACCCCGGGGCGCGGTTGCCCTACACGCACGTCGACGGCGACGACGTCTGGCCCTACGAGCCGCGCGACCCGGCGACGTACAACGTCTACCAGCCGTCCCGGGCCGCGGGCTCGCACTGGCGCGCCGACTACCACGAGCGGCTGGCGTCCTACGGCTACGAGTACGCCCACGCGGTGGTGCTCGGCTTCAACCTGCCCCAGGGCGCGCACTGGTCCCCCCAGCGCCGCCAGTACGTCGCCACCCGACCCGCGGACACCCGGCGGGGAGGCGGGATCTTCCTGCACGTGCAGCGCAGCCGCTACACCGCGGGGTGCGTGGCCGCGCCACTCGGCGACGTCCGGTGGCTGGTGCGGTGGCTCGACCCGTCGGCGTCGCCGCGGATCGTGATGGGCCCCACGGCCTGGGTGAAGGCGACGTTCTGA
- a CDS encoding TIGR00730 family Rossman fold protein, with protein sequence MSNHVPERFRGRTVMRRDQIDSSTTDQRLLDSRGSADWLHTDPWRVLRIQSEFVEGFGTLADLGPAISVFGSARTSVDDPAYAAAEAIGARLVAAGFAVITGGGPGVMEAANKGACESGGISVGLGIELPFEAGLNAYVDRGLNFRYFFARKTMFVKYAQGFIVLPGGFGTFDELFEALTLVQTQKVTSFPIVLVGTAYWSGLVDWLRSTVLADGKISEADLDMFVVTDDVDEAVAVMVRAQRARASNAPGAGETPTDAEQPD encoded by the coding sequence ATGAGCAACCACGTCCCGGAGCGCTTCCGTGGCCGCACGGTGATGCGGCGCGACCAGATCGACTCCAGCACCACCGACCAGCGGCTGCTGGACTCCCGCGGCTCGGCGGACTGGCTGCACACCGACCCGTGGCGGGTGCTCCGCATCCAGAGCGAGTTCGTGGAGGGCTTCGGCACGCTGGCCGACCTCGGCCCGGCGATCTCGGTGTTCGGCTCGGCCCGCACCTCCGTGGACGACCCGGCGTACGCCGCCGCCGAGGCGATCGGCGCCCGGCTGGTCGCGGCCGGCTTCGCGGTGATCACCGGCGGCGGCCCCGGGGTCATGGAGGCGGCCAACAAGGGTGCCTGCGAGTCCGGCGGCATCTCGGTCGGGCTCGGCATCGAGCTGCCCTTCGAGGCCGGCCTCAACGCGTACGTCGACCGCGGGCTGAACTTCCGCTACTTCTTCGCGCGCAAGACGATGTTCGTGAAGTACGCCCAGGGCTTCATCGTCCTGCCGGGCGGCTTCGGCACCTTCGACGAGCTGTTCGAGGCGCTCACGCTCGTGCAGACCCAGAAGGTCACGTCGTTCCCGATCGTGCTGGTCGGCACGGCCTACTGGTCCGGACTGGTCGACTGGCTGCGCTCCACGGTGCTGGCCGACGGCAAGATCTCCGAGGCCGACCTGGACATGTTCGTGGTCACCGACGACGTCGACGAGGCGGTCGCGGTGATGGTCCGCGCCCAGCGGGCCCGGGCCAGCAACGCTCCCGGGGCCGGCGAGACGCCGACGGACGCGGAGCAGCCCGACTAG
- a CDS encoding GNAT family N-acetyltransferase — MSSPPGLGPHCVGLRVVVRRVLPGRTGPSGGPAMTDLLGVLETWSPPVLTVRSEDGALTEIALADVVSGKPVPPRPSPRMRVSAEQACLLSNASWPAVHTEDLGDWLLRASGGFSARANSVMAIGDPGVPFGEALDRVVAFYAGHHLPAWAQVVVGSETGDRFADAGWRTARPGEADSELQLASVAQASRAVRRLLPPSAPTALVSQTAGPGWLANDARARAHPADAVAVLEGPAEVGFVSVVEDGVVVAKGRVAADGDWAGITDVWVSVDHRRRGLALVVMAELLEWAAERGAGTAYLQVRGDNAPGLALYAGLGFRTHHTYRYLAQGA, encoded by the coding sequence ATGAGCTCTCCCCCCGGCCTCGGGCCGCACTGCGTCGGCCTGCGGGTGGTCGTGCGACGGGTGCTGCCCGGCCGCACCGGCCCCTCCGGCGGGCCCGCGATGACCGACCTGCTCGGGGTGCTGGAGACCTGGTCGCCGCCGGTGCTCACGGTCCGCTCCGAGGACGGCGCCCTCACCGAGATCGCGCTGGCCGACGTGGTGTCCGGCAAGCCGGTCCCGCCGCGTCCCTCGCCCCGCATGCGGGTCAGCGCGGAGCAGGCCTGCCTGCTGTCGAACGCCTCGTGGCCGGCGGTGCACACCGAGGACCTCGGCGACTGGCTGCTGCGCGCGTCCGGCGGCTTCAGCGCGCGGGCCAACTCCGTGATGGCGATCGGCGACCCCGGCGTGCCGTTCGGCGAGGCGTTGGACCGGGTGGTCGCGTTCTACGCCGGGCACCATCTCCCGGCCTGGGCCCAGGTCGTCGTCGGCTCGGAGACCGGGGACCGGTTCGCGGACGCCGGCTGGCGGACCGCACGGCCCGGCGAGGCCGACTCCGAGCTGCAGCTGGCCTCCGTCGCCCAGGCCTCCCGCGCCGTGCGCCGGCTGCTGCCGCCGTCCGCACCGACTGCGCTGGTGAGCCAGACGGCGGGTCCCGGCTGGCTGGCCAACGACGCGCGCGCCCGGGCGCACCCGGCCGACGCGGTCGCCGTGCTCGAGGGGCCGGCCGAGGTCGGCTTCGTCTCCGTCGTCGAGGACGGCGTGGTCGTCGCCAAGGGCCGGGTGGCCGCCGACGGCGACTGGGCCGGCATCACCGACGTGTGGGTCTCGGTCGACCACCGGCGCCGCGGCCTGGCGCTCGTGGTGATGGCCGAGCTCCTCGAGTGGGCCGCCGAGCGCGGTGCCGGCACGGCGTACCTCCAGGTCCGCGGCGACAACGCACCCGGGCTCGCGCTCTACGCCGGGCTCGGCTTCCGCACCCACCACACCTACCGCTACCTCGCCCAGGGGGCCTGA
- the fdxA gene encoding ferredoxin, which translates to MTYVIAQPCVDLKDRACVDECPVDCIYEGKRMLYIHPDECVDCGACEPVCPVEAIFYEDDTPEQWKDYYNANVDFFDDLGSPGGAAKLGVIDKDHPLIAALPFPQNAE; encoded by the coding sequence GTGACCTACGTCATCGCCCAGCCCTGCGTCGACCTGAAGGACCGGGCCTGCGTCGACGAGTGCCCCGTCGACTGCATCTACGAGGGCAAGCGGATGCTCTACATCCACCCTGACGAGTGCGTCGACTGCGGTGCGTGCGAGCCGGTCTGCCCGGTCGAGGCGATCTTCTACGAGGACGACACCCCGGAGCAGTGGAAGGACTACTACAACGCCAACGTCGACTTCTTCGACGACCTCGGCTCGCCCGGTGGTGCGGCCAAGCTCGGCGTGATCGACAAGGACCACCCGCTTATCGCGGCGCTGCCCTTCCCGCAGAACGCCGAATGA
- the dapC gene encoding succinyldiaminopimelate transaminase, with protein MTSSHDDAPPTAPWWAARSVSTSLPDFPWDHLTAYGDRARAHPDGLVDLSVGTPVDPTPEVVQQALAAAADSPGYPLTVGRADTRQAAVDWLARSFGVTGLDVTGVLPVIGSKELIASLPLHLGLGAGDVVVQPALAYPTYEVGARLAGARAVATDSLTSVGPERVKLVWLNSPSNPTGRVLPVDHLRKVVAWCRERGALLVSDECYLEMAWEGEPPVSVLHPDVCDGDHTGILSVHSLSKRSNLAGYRCAFVAGDPAVVGELLAVRKNLGLQMPGPQQHAMRVALEDDAHVAVQHARYARRRADLRAALEGAGFRVDASEASLYLWVTRGEPCWDTVGWLADRGILVAPGEFYGPSGAEHVRVAFTVTDERVAAAVRRLADRD; from the coding sequence ATGACCTCCAGCCACGACGACGCGCCGCCCACCGCACCCTGGTGGGCGGCGCGTTCGGTTTCCACCTCGCTGCCGGACTTCCCGTGGGACCACCTCACGGCGTACGGCGACCGCGCGCGGGCGCACCCCGACGGCCTCGTCGACCTCTCGGTGGGCACGCCGGTCGACCCCACCCCCGAGGTCGTGCAGCAGGCCCTGGCGGCGGCCGCCGACTCGCCGGGGTACCCGCTCACCGTCGGCCGCGCGGACACCCGGCAGGCGGCCGTCGACTGGCTGGCCCGCAGCTTCGGGGTGACCGGGCTCGACGTCACCGGGGTGCTGCCGGTGATCGGCTCCAAGGAGCTGATCGCCTCGCTGCCCCTGCACCTCGGGCTGGGCGCCGGTGACGTCGTGGTGCAGCCGGCGCTGGCCTACCCGACCTATGAGGTGGGCGCCCGGCTGGCCGGGGCCCGGGCCGTGGCGACCGACTCGCTGACGTCCGTCGGCCCGGAGCGGGTGAAGCTGGTCTGGCTGAACTCGCCGTCCAACCCGACCGGACGGGTGCTGCCGGTCGACCACCTGCGCAAGGTGGTCGCGTGGTGCCGGGAGCGCGGCGCGCTGCTGGTCTCCGACGAGTGCTACCTGGAGATGGCGTGGGAGGGCGAGCCGCCCGTCTCGGTGCTGCACCCCGACGTCTGCGACGGCGACCACACCGGGATCCTCTCGGTGCACTCGCTGTCCAAGCGCTCCAACCTGGCCGGCTACCGCTGCGCCTTCGTGGCCGGCGACCCGGCCGTCGTCGGCGAGCTGCTCGCGGTGCGCAAGAACCTCGGCCTGCAGATGCCCGGCCCCCAGCAGCACGCGATGCGGGTGGCGCTCGAGGACGACGCGCACGTGGCCGTGCAGCACGCCCGGTACGCCCGGCGCCGTGCCGACCTGCGGGCGGCGCTGGAGGGTGCCGGGTTCCGCGTCGACGCCTCCGAGGCGTCGCTCTACCTGTGGGTGACCCGCGGCGAGCCCTGCTGGGACACCGTCGGCTGGCTGGCCGACCGGGGCATCCTGGTCGCGCCGGGGGAGTTCTACGGGCCGTCCGGCGCCGAGCACGTGCGGGTGGCGTTCACCGTCACCGACGAGCGGGTGGCGGCCGCCGTACGACGCCTGGCCGACCGGGACTGA
- the dapD gene encoding 2,3,4,5-tetrahydropyridine-2,6-dicarboxylate N-succinyltransferase, with translation MTSSTADTAPTDAPTAAWGDGLATYAGVEGEGGVLDTWYPSPRLGAPDDVPGSPVELARLEGVDEVRGVRRRVVRTVVTDLQAPPADPQDAWLRLHLLSHRLVAPHTVSLEGVFGLLANVVWTDAGPCAVDGFEATRLRLTEARGRVTVLGVDKFPRMTDYVLPTGVRIADADRVRLGAHLAEGTTVMHEGFVNYNAGTLGASMVEGRISAGVVVGDGSDVGGGASIMGTLSGGGKEVISVGRRCLIGANAGIGISLGDDCVVEAGCYVTAGTKVSVLGADARVVKASELSGASNVLFRRNSTTGAVEAAAWGGDGIALNADLHAN, from the coding sequence GTGACCTCCTCGACTGCCGACACCGCCCCGACCGACGCCCCGACCGCTGCCTGGGGCGACGGCCTCGCGACGTACGCCGGCGTGGAGGGTGAGGGCGGGGTCCTCGACACGTGGTACCCGTCCCCGCGGCTGGGCGCCCCCGACGACGTCCCGGGCTCCCCCGTCGAGCTGGCCCGTCTCGAGGGGGTCGACGAGGTGCGCGGCGTACGGCGCCGGGTGGTCCGCACCGTGGTCACCGACCTGCAGGCACCGCCGGCCGACCCGCAGGACGCCTGGCTGCGGCTGCACCTGCTCAGCCACCGGCTGGTCGCCCCGCACACGGTCAGCCTGGAGGGCGTCTTCGGGCTGCTCGCCAACGTCGTGTGGACCGACGCCGGCCCCTGCGCGGTCGACGGCTTCGAGGCCACCCGGCTCCGGCTGACCGAGGCCCGCGGCCGGGTGACGGTGCTCGGCGTCGACAAGTTCCCGCGGATGACCGACTACGTGCTGCCGACCGGCGTGCGGATCGCCGACGCCGACCGCGTGCGGCTCGGCGCGCACCTGGCCGAGGGCACCACCGTCATGCACGAGGGCTTCGTGAACTACAACGCCGGCACGCTGGGCGCCTCGATGGTCGAGGGCCGGATCAGCGCGGGCGTGGTCGTCGGGGACGGCTCCGACGTCGGCGGCGGCGCCTCGATCATGGGCACGCTGTCCGGAGGCGGCAAGGAGGTCATCTCCGTCGGCCGCCGCTGCCTGATCGGTGCGAACGCCGGCATCGGCATCTCGCTCGGCGACGACTGCGTGGTCGAGGCCGGCTGCTACGTCACCGCCGGCACCAAGGTGAGCGTCCTGGGCGCCGACGCCCGGGTGGTCAAGGCCTCCGAGCTCTCCGGGGCCAGCAACGTGCTGTTCCGCCGCAACTCCACGACCGGTGCCGTCGAGGCGGCCGCGTGGGGCGGCGACGGGATCGCGCTGAACGCCGACCTGCATGCCAACTAG
- a CDS encoding VOC family protein — protein MLSIRTICLHADDAERGAGFWSSALGYAPHPQAPDVLLPPDGGPRVGLYGDVVHVDLSTSGPEDQRAEVERLVSLGAQRVEDWPYPKDPDFVVLRDPEGNLFCVLDH, from the coding sequence ATGCTGAGCATCAGGACGATCTGCCTGCACGCCGACGACGCGGAGCGGGGGGCCGGCTTCTGGTCCTCGGCCCTCGGCTACGCGCCCCATCCCCAGGCGCCCGACGTGCTGCTGCCGCCGGACGGCGGTCCCCGGGTGGGGCTGTACGGCGACGTGGTGCACGTCGACCTGTCCACCTCCGGTCCCGAGGACCAGCGGGCCGAGGTGGAGCGGCTGGTGTCGCTCGGTGCGCAGCGCGTGGAGGACTGGCCCTACCCGAAGGACCCGGACTTCGTCGTGCTCCGTGACCCCGAGGGCAACCTGTTCTGCGTGCTGGACCACTGA